The genomic window CCATCAATGGCAAGCGGCAACTGACCCAGGTCGGGGTCGAAATTATCGGCGGCGGTGAAGCGCAAAATGCCGAGGTGTTAAATGTTTTATTTGCCGCGTTGGATAATATCATCGCCCGGCCATTGTGGTGCGACCTTGCCCTGCCGGCGGCGACGCGGCTTATCATGCAAGCCATCACCACCCAGGAAAAACAGCTCGTTGAAAATTATGTCCGGCATAAGGATACGGCCGCCTTGCAGGTGATGAAAAAAACGGCAAAGACCGACACTGCCGCCATCGATTTGCTGGTCGAGCTGATGACCATGACCGGCCTGGCGGTTGATGTGTTGCCGCAACTGAAAGAATTATTAAAAAAACACGGTGGTGAAAAAGCCCTCGCCACGCCGTTAAACAATTTTATTGGCTTGGTCGCCACCATGGTTGATGGGGTTGCAACATTACGCCAACCGGCCAAGCTGACGATTGACCTGACCGAATTATTGGGGTTTGATTACAAAACTGGTTTTGCCTTCACCTTGTTCGACCAACAAAACAACGCAACCGTCGGGCGCGGCGGCCATTACATGGCGGGGGCGGAGGAAGCGGTTGGCTTCTCGCTCTATCTTGATAATTTACTGCCGATGATTAAACCAACGATATTATCACCAGAAAGGAAATAACAACATGTCATCGGTTATTGTTATGGGGGCGCAATGGGGCGACGAGGGCAAGGGCAAGGTCGTCGATTGGCTTTCCGACCGTGCCGATTATGTCGTGCGGTTTCAGGGCGGGCACAACGCCGGCCACACCCTGATGATTGGCAATGAAGAATACAAATTGTCGCTGTTGCCATCGGGCATTTTGCGCAAAAACAAAATGGCGGTTATTGGCAATGGCGTGGTGATTGACCCAACCGCCCTGTTGAACGAAATGGCGGGTTTGCAAAAACGCGGCGTTGCCATCACCCCCGATAATTTTATGATAGCCGAAAACGCGGTGCTGATATTGCCGATTCATTCGTTGATTGATAAGGCGCGCGAGCAATTGCGCGGCGTCGGCAAAATCGGCACCACCGGTCGCGGCATTGGCCCAGCCTATGAAGACAAAATCGCGCGCCGCGCGGTGCGGCTGTGCGACCTGACCGATGGCGCGGAATTAAAAAAACAAGTGTCTGCATTGGTGGCGCACCATGATATTTTTTTAAAAACCATGAATATCGATTACCCATCGGTCGATGCCATGACCGATGAATTATTAAAGCAAGCCAAAATAATTTTGCCATTCGTCAAGCCGGTGTGGCGCGAATTGGATAAGGCCGACGAGGCGCAAAAGAAAATTCTGTTCGAGGGGGCGCAAGGCCTGTGGCTAGATATCGACCATGGCACCTACCCCTTCGTTACATCCTCCGCCACCGCCGCCGGCAATGCCATATTGGGCTCGGGGTTGGGTGCGGCCTTTAATGGTTATTGTTTGGGCATTGTTAAGGCCTATGCGACGCGCGTCGGCAGTGGCCCCTTCCCCACCGAATTGCTGGACGCAACCGGCGAATTGCTGGGGCAAAAGGGGCGGGAATTCGGCACGGTCACCGGCCGCAAGCGGCGGTGCGGTTGGTTCGACGCGGTGATGGTGCGGCAATCATGCAAAATCGCCGGCATCCATGGGTTGGTCTTAACGAAAATGGACGTGCTCGACGGCATGGAAAAATTAATGATAGGTATCGGCTACGACATCGATGGCAAGCAATATGATTACCTGCCGGCGTCGCCCGCCCTGCAATGCCGCGCCAAACCAATTTACGAAGAAATGGCCGGTTGGCAAGAATCAACCCGTGGCACAAGAAAATTTCGCGACCTGCCCGCCAATGCGGTAAAATACGTGAAGCGGTTGGAGGAGCTAACGACTCGCCCCATCACCTTGCTTTCCACCAGCCCAGAACGCGACGACATGATTATGGTCGAGGACCCATTCGTTATGGCCAATCGCTAACATTTGCGGTAAGGTAAAATAATGAGCAATAAAATTTTGCCCGAGATTGCGGCGGCATTGCAGGGGGTTAAAACACCGGCGGGCGATGATATTGTTGCATCCGGCCTTATCATCAACAGCCAACGCCAAGACGACGTGGCACAGGTTATTTTGGAAATTCCGGGCGGCAATAAAAAATCAATCGATGCCTATCAAGATTTAAAAAAATCCATCGAGCAGAAATTGCAAAAAATCCCGGGCGTGAAAAAGGCAATGGTGATAATGACCATGACCCGCGCAGCCACCACCGACAATGCCAAGGCCGCGCCAACCTCGGCCACCACGCCCAACCCCTTCGCCGAGCAAAAACCAATTCCGGCGGTTAAAAAAATTATTGCCGTGGCGTCGGGCAAGGGCGGGGTTGGGAAATCGACCGCCGCCTTCAACCTCGCGCTCGCCCTGCAATATCTTGGGCAAAAGGTTGCATTGTTGGATGCCGATATTTACGGCCCGTCGGTGCCCACCCTGTCCGGCCTGGCCCATAAAAAACCCGATGGTGATAAGGACGGCAATATGATTCCCCTGACCGCCTTTAACATGGAAATAAATTCGATAGGTTTTTTGTTGGAGGATAACCAGCCAACCATTTGGCGCGGGCCAATGGTGATGAGTGCCCTGACACAATTATTGTTTAAAACAGCTTGGGGCGCGGTGTTGGGGCCGCGCGATATCATGGTGGTGGATTTGCCGCCCGGCACCGGGGATGCGCAATTGACACTTATCCAGCGCGTGCCCTTGGCGGGCGCGGTGATTGTTTCAACGCCGCAGGATTTGGCGTTGCTGGACGCGGGCAAGGCGGTGGCGATGTTTCAAAAATTAAATATTCCGATATTGGGGCTTATCGAAAACATGAGCTATTTTGTGTGCGACCAATGTGGCAAGGAACATGATATTTTTTCGCGCGGCGGGGCCCAGGTCGCGGCAAAGGATTATGGCGTCGATTTCCTGGGGGCGGTGCCGCTGACCAAGGATTTGCGGTCGGCGTCCGACAGCGGCACACCATTGGTGCATAAAAAAAATGACAACGATATTTCGACCATTTTTTCCGCCATCGGCAAAAAAATTATCACCGCGCTAAAATAAATATATGGTGGCGGTGGCGCGATGAACAATCAACAAAATAATATGACGAGCAAAAAAACCGGTGCCATCACCGCCTTGTTGCATGGCGAACAGCTATCGCCGCCGCCAATATGGTTGATGCGCCAGGCCGGGCGTTACCTGCCCGAATATCGGGCGTTGCGCGAACGGGCCGGGTCGTTTTTAAACCTGTGTTTCACGCCCGATTGGGCGACCACCATCACCCTGCAACCCCTGCAACGATTTGATTTATCGGCGGCGATTATTTTTTCTGATATTTTGGTCGTGCCATTTGGTTTGGGCATGGGGCTTTCGTTTCAAGAAAATGAAGGGCCGATTTTGGAAAAAGAAAAATTGGACGATATCATTCGCCGTGGTTTCGATGATGAGGTAAAAGATATTTTTTTAAAAAAACTATCGCCATTGCTGACGGCGATTGCGCAAACCCGCGCCGCCTTGCCCGCCGGCAAGGACATTATCGGTTTTACCGGCGCGCCCTGGACTTTGTTTTGTTACATGGTGGCGGGCCGGTCGTCGCCCGATTTTGCCGATGCGGTTAATTTTGCAAAACACCGCCCGCAGGATTTTAAAACCATCATCGATATGCTGACCCAAGCGGTGATATGTTTTTTGCAGGCGCAAAAAAATGCCGGCGACAATAATGGTGCGGATGTGCTCAAAATTTTTGACAGCTGGGCCAGCCTTATCCCGCAAGAATTATTGCCAATCGCCCTTTATCAACCCCATGAAAAAATTATCACGGCGATGAAAAAAATCGGGCAGGATATTATCTGCTTCCCAAAGGGAATCGCCGACCTGGCAACATATCAACAACAAACCGGCGCGCGCGCCATTGCCATCGACCATCATGCCGACATGGCGGCGGTGCAAAAAAACCTGCCGGATAAAATAATATTGCAGGGCAACCTCGACCCCGCCCTATTAAAAATCGGCGGCGATAAAATGGCGCAGGCCGTATTGAAGCAACTTGCCAGCATGCGCAACAAGAGCTATATTTTTAACCTCGGCCATGGTATCGATAAGGAAACGCCAATCGACCATGTTGCGCAACTTATCAATTTGGTCAAAAATAATGGTTGAAAAAATTCTTAAAGGATAACAAAAATGGATAGCTACACAATTATTAAAATCATCCACCTGTTCGCCAATTTTGCCTGGATGGCCGGCATGTGGTATTTGCCGCGCCTGTTCGTGTATCATGTTGATGCAAAGGGCGAGGTTGCAAAAACCTTGGCGACGATGGAGCGTCGCCTGCTACGCGGCATTATCAACCCGGCGATGATAGTCTCGCTCGCCACCGGTGTTTACCTGATGGCGGTTGGTGATTTTTTAAAAAATGGTTGGATGCACAGCAAGTTGAGCCTGGTGTTGTTGCTGACCATCATGCACGGCATGTTGGCGCGTTACCGCAAACAATTATTAAACGGCACCAACAAACATTCGGCAACTTATTTTCGTTGGTTAAACGAAATCCCCACCGTGATTTTAATATTGATTCTGATTTTGGTGGTTGCCAAGCCATTTTAGTGCCCGCTTAATGAAAAAAATCCTTTGCCTCTTGCTGTTGTTATGGGGCGCGGTGTTGGGCGGCGTTGCGACCAATTCCCTAGCCGATGAAGCCACCGATAAACTCACGGCGCAAATTCTGAACGACGTGGCCGGCACCAGCGCAACATTTTACGACAACCAACATCAATCGCTGGCGCGGCTCGACCTGCTCGATAATTATGTCGATGCCTCGGGGCATGAATATATCGCCCTGCAATTGAAAATGCGCCATGGCTGGAAAACCTACAGCGACCGCGCCGATTCGGGTGGCCTGCCGCCACAGCTTGAAACCAACGGGTCAAAAAACCTCGCCACGACAAAAATTATATTTCCACCCGACCATGAATTTTCGTTCCAGGGGATAAAAAGTTACGGCTATAAAAACGCGGTCACCCTGCCGCTGGCAATAACGCGGCTGGATAAAAATAAAAACATTGACTTAAAACTGCGCGCCAATTTTTTGATATGCGATGTGATTTGCGTGCCGGCGACATTCACGCTTCACAAAACCATTGCGCCGCCAAACGCCAAGTCAAACAACCCCATGATTGCAAAGGCCATAGCGACGGCACAAGGTAACGCCGTCAGCGATGCCGCATCAGCCGCGTCATTCGCCCGTTATATTTTATTTGCGCTGTTGGGCGGTTTGTTGCTTAACATCTTGCCCTGCGTCTTGCCGGCATTGTCGTTGAAACTTCACCACGTGCAAGATAAAAAAGCAACCTCGGCTAGGGCGATAAAAAAATCCATCGCCATCACCGCCTTTGGGCTTTTTAGTTTTTTTGTGGTGTTTGGCTGGGGGCTTTATTTATTGCGCTTAACACACCAACAATTTTTTTGGGGCATTTATTTTCAATCGCCGTGGTTTATCGCTTTGTTGTTGTTGCTTTTTGCCGCGATTTTTTTATCGTCGCTCAAAAATTTTTCATTAAAACCAACCATCGCCATCTCGCTTATCTCGCCACGCGCCCGCACGCGGCTGGCGAATATCACCACGCGCTATAGCGCGGTCAATGATTTTTTGCTTGGTTTTGTCATGGCGATTCTTTCGGCATCCTGCCTTGCCCCCTTGATGAGCATCAGCCTGACCTTTGCCTTTTACCAGCCAAACCCGATTTTTATTCCGTTGTTTGTGAGCGTCATGGGTTTTGGCCTGGCCCTGCCATGGTTTTTGTTGTCGCTGATGCCGCAACTTTATCAATGGCGTTTGCCAACCAAATACCGCGGCACAATATTATGGTTGTTTAATATCTTGGTCAGTGCCAGCTTATTCGCCATTATCCTATGGCTGGTGTGGTTGTTGAAAAATACGCTGGGCAAGGTTGCGCTGTTATTGCCGTTGCTGTTTTTTGTCAGCCTTCTCAACCACAAAAAACTCTTTGGTAAAAATAATATAGTTTTTATAATCTTGAGCCTCCTATTGCTCGCGCCATTTTTATGGGCGCATTATGGCACCCGCGCAACATTGAATGATGCAACCATCGCCGCGAAAAATTCGTCTAAAAAATTACCATGGGAAAATTTTACGGCGGATATTACCTCGCAAGCCAACACCGCCCGCCGGCCAACCTTGTTGGTTATAACCGCCGATTGGTGTTTGACCTGTCAGGTTAATTTTAAAACGGTGTTTGCATCTAAAGAATTCTCCGATTGGGTTGCAGAAAACAATGTGCGGTTGGTATTGGCCGATTGGACAAAACCCAATAAAGCCATTGCTGATTTTATTGCGGCAGAACATCGCATTGGTATTCCCCTGACCATTTTTTATGACGGCCATGGGGGTAAAAAAATCTTGCCAGAACTATTGCTTCGCAAGAATTTTTATGATGTAATAACCAAGTCGTAACATGATACTTCCTTATTGGGTTGGGGTTGGTATTTAGGGTTCCCTCATTTGAGTTCGCTCATTTGGGTTCCCTCATTTGAGTTCCCTCATGGGGGCGCCATGATTTTTCAATCACGACACCCCCACTTTGGGTTGGAGAGGAAACACAACAACGTTACCCCACAAAATCTATGTGGCGCGACCCGCCAATCAATTGCAAAAAGTCATTGAAACTAATATGACCATTGGCAAGACCAGTGGTCGGGCTCATGAAGTCTTGTGGATTCCCGTTGCTGTCATTCGCCCGGGTAATGTACAACTGAATGCCATTACCCAAGAGAACATTGATATCGCCGTTTAAGAGCGAAATATCATTGCCATAGGCGTCATCAAAAGCTTGCGCGCTGTTGATGCCGCCCGGGCCGCCACTAATCCCAGTGTTGGTGGCGAAACTGTTAAGCGTGATATGGTCGAAATTGGGGTTGTAATTGTAAAGCACGATGCCGGTGTTGCCCGCCAAAAACCCCGTCCATGGTTGGTTGCCGGTGCTGTAATAGACGGTGAAGCTATCCACGCCATTGGTGCCCTGCATGCCGTCAAAATTGGCCGCGACATTATTGCCGACCACATTGCCGATAAATTGGTCGACATGCACCACCACCAATTCGCTGATGGCATCTGGCTGGTAATTGGTTGTGCTCGCCGTTACCAAAATCGAATAACTGGTTTGGTTTAAATAATTGGCCTGGCCGGTGAAGGTTAAATCGCCGGTATATTTATTAAGGCTGAATAATGCGCTGTCGGCACCGCTGATGCTGTAGGAAATGCCATTCACCACACCGACCAGGTCGGGGTCGGTGGCCCCAAGGTTACCAATATAAACATTGGTCGTGTTGGCCTCGCTAACTTCAAAGCTATTAACATTGGAATTGAATGTCAGGTTATGGTTGGGCGGCGTCGAAACACTGCTGACCGCCAGCACCACCAATTGCGTGGTTTGATTATATGGCGCGGGGTTCGCGCTGGTCGCGGTGATTATTAAGCTGTAATAGGGCGTGGTGGCATGGTTGGCATTGCCGATGAACCGCAGATCCATCGAACCATCGATGCTGTAATAGGTTAAGGCAAAATTTGCCGTGTCATTAAGGGTGTAATGCACGTTGTTGGCCACCGGCATATAGGCCACTGGTTTCGCCACGATATGACCCAAGGTCAGTGGGCCATTGTTGTTTTGGTCGATGGCGTAGCTGTAGGAGGCTTCGGTGAAGGTTGGCACATCGCTGGGGTCGTTAATCGGGCTGATATTTAAATTGTAATTAACAAATGATGTAACATTGCCGCCGGTGCCACCGCGCGATTGGTCGATGGTCGTGGCGTTAATACGCAGGCCATTGATGGAATTGCCACTGGGGCTTGCGGCGTTGGTGCTAACCAACAGATACAATTTGCCATCTTGCGAAATGCTGTAATCATTATTGGGGTTGTTGGTCAGGTAATAGCTAATCGGTGCACCCGCCGCGTCGGTCGCGGTGAAGGTCGCAATCGCCAAGGGGGTAACATTATGTTCGCTGATGCGCCCGGTGTAGGTATAACCATTGGTCAGGCCATTAAATTGTGGAATATAATGGGATTGGATTGGGTCGACAACATCCAACACTTCAAGGACGCTGACAACATTGCCCGCGCCACCGCTGGATGGTTGGTTGAATGATTGCGCCGTAACGATAACCGAATAATGTGCCGGCGCGCCGTTGAAACCAGGGCCGACATAATTTAATTGGCCATTGTTGGTGATGGAAAAATTGGCGGCGTCATTAACGCTATAGGAAATCGCGCCGCCATCAGCATCGACCGCTGAATAGGCCGCAACCGAGGTCAGGGAGACATCGTAATAGGCGGTGGTGCGGGTCGCGCTGACGGCAAACACCGGCGCATTGTCATTGTCATTGATGATGCTGATAACCACGCTGGTGCTGACATAATTGCTGGCATTACCGCGGAGCGATTGATTTTGCGCCATGGCGGTAACCAACAGGGTGTAAAAATGGCTGGTTTCATAATCGACATTTTTGGCATAGATAGCGCCGCCTTGGTCGATGCTGAAATGCGTGGTGTCATCGATGCTGTAAGAAAAAGTAACCGGGATAATATTGCCATTGCCATCGCGCGCGCCATCGGCGTCGGCCACGCCGAAGCTATAAACAGCCTGCGTGCTGGCGATGTTTTCATGCACCGCTAACGTTGATGGCGGCGAGACAAAAATTGGCGCATTGTTATTTTTCCATGGGGCTTGAATATCCAACACCAGCGTTTGGCTGACATCGTTGCTGGCACTGCCCGCCACTGGTTGATTTGTCGAATGGGCATAAACCACCAGGGTATAGTGGCTTTGCACATCGTAATTGGCGACGCTTTCAAAATACACCACGCCATGTTGGTCGATGCTAAAATTGGCGTTGTCGCTCAAGAAATAGGATATGCCGCCAACATTATCAGCGTCGTAGGCCGAAAAATTCGCGATGGAAACGCCGCTGGCATTGTTATCGGCCATCGACACCGCAACCGGCGCGGCAACAAACACCGGCGCATGGTTATTTACCGGCGTGTTCAAGACATTGACCACCAACAATTTGCTGGTATAGTTATTGGCATTGCCAACAAGTGGTTGGTAAGTCGATTGCGCGGTGATAACCAGCGAATAAAGATTTTGCGCATCATAATTGGTGGTCGAATTAAGCCGCACAGCCACGCCGTAACCGCCGTAATAACCGGTTTGAATACTGAAATCGGTGGGGTTGCTAATGCTGTAAATCGGCAGGCCACCACCATCCGGGTCGGCCGCGTAAAATGTGCCAAGCATAAGGCTTGGGTTGTTGCCTTGGTCGATGCTAAATATCGTGGTCGCATTTTCATTGGCACCGGTTGCCCAATTGTAGAAATAGGGAACCTCGTCATTGATATTGATAAGTTGTAAATGCTCCACCACCGACAGGACATTGTTCGCGCTACCGCCGGCCGGTTGGTTGTAAGATGTCGCCACCACCGTGTAATTATAATAACCATAATTATGGGCGGTATAGAGATTATTCCCCACCACCTGGTCAAAGGATGGGCTGTTGGTCAGGTAAACCACGCCGTTTTGGTCGATGCTAAAGGTCGGGTAAATCGATAGGAAATTAAAAGAGCCAATGCTGTAGGAAATATTCCCACCATCAAGGTCGGTCGCTTGGAACTGGCCGAGGATAATGCCAGCGGGCGAGTCCTCGAGCACGCTGGTAACCTGAACATTTCGCGTGGTGAAACTCGGCGTGTGGTTGTTGGCAATTTCTTTTAAAACATCAACCACCACCAATTGGCTCACGACATTGCTGGCGTTGCCGGTTGCTGGTTGGTTGGTTGAACCGGCGGTTATCACCACCGAATAAAACTTGGTCAGGTCGTAATTGGCAACCGAATTGAAATGCAAAACATTGTTGCTGTCGAGGCTGAAGTAGGTCGCGTTGCTGAGGCCGTAGGTTATCGCCCCGCCGTCAAGGTCGGTTGCTTGATAAACCCCGAGCGATTGACCGGCCGCATTGTTTTCGGTCAGCGACAATAATGCTTGACCGCTGGTGAATTGCACCGCGTTATCATTAACATTGCCGATGCTCACCACCACCAAATTGCTTACCGCGTTGCTGGCATTGCCGGTGGCCGGTTGGCCGAGGCTGGTGGCGGTTACCACCAGCGAATAAACATGGTTGGTTTCGTAATCGAACCTGCTGGTTAGGTAAAGCGTGCCATTGCTGTCGATGCTGAAATGGCTGTCGCTGACGCTGTAAACAACACCGCCGCCATCGGCGTCGAACCCGTTGTAAGCGGCCAGGCTAACCCCCGAGGTGTTTTCCAAAACGCTCAGGCTGGTGGTTGCGCTGACAAATTGTGGCGCATTGTCGTTAACATTGATAATCGACACCACCACCAATTGGCTGATGGGGTAACCACGGCCGGTTGATTGACCATAGACCACCAGCGTCGCATTGCTCGCCGATTCGTAATCGTAGGCACTGATATTAAACAAATCACCATATTGGTTGATGATAAAATTACTGCCCGCGCCAACCCAATAGGAAATATCGCCCGGCTGTGAATCAAATATATTGGCGTAACCGGCCGCGCCGTTGCTGGCATTTTCATAAAGCACATTGCTCGACAGGTAAAATTGATAGGTATCCGGATTCGGGTTGCTGCCGATGGTCAAGGCGCCCGGTTGGCCCACCACATCGGTTATGATGCTGTAGCTAATCGCCGGTTGGTTGATTGAACGCGCAACCACCGAATAAAGATAAAGGCTTTGCACACTGGCGTTGGCGGTGGCTTTAAAATACACCATGCCATTTTCGTCGATGCTGAAGCTATTGGTCGCCTCAACAATGCTGTAGGAAATGCCGCCGCCATCGGGGTCGTAGGCGCTATATTGCGCGACGGCAATACCGGGGGCTTGGCCCTCTTGAATCGAGGAGAATGCCACGCCAGTGGCAAACACCAGGTTGTTGTCATCCATGTTGCCGATGCTGATGGTGACCAACAGGCTGGTGTCGTTGCTGGCCACGCCGCCGGCCGGTTGATTATTTGCATGGGCATTAAGCACCAGCGAATAGGTTTGGATTTTTTCATAATCAAAACGGCTGAACAATATCAGGTTGCCATTGCTGTCGAGCGAGAAGTGATTGTTCGCGCTTAAACTCAAGGACACCGTGCCGCCGTCGATATCGGTGGCTTGGTATTGCGCCACCGTCATCTGTTGATAATTTTCTAACACCGATAAATTCACCGGCCCCATGGTAAATTGTGGCGCGTAATCATTGGTTGGCGCAATGATATTGACGACGATAA from Hydrotalea sp. includes these protein-coding regions:
- a CDS encoding cadherin repeat domain-containing protein, encoding MSINFNNPASLNLSLLENNPAGQGIGSFVANDTSGGLVTYSLSGASAGFFSIDNNGVLLPVRSFNYEQPADNGGDNIYDVVITARGTSGAVSEALAVRVLNTSEPPVFASPNIVAVPKNSTGDFYQILTNNINQADAIVGYQLRGPDAALFTLDSATGNISFLATPNYNVNGDNNYSIVAVVNASGPNGTYATSQAVQVNVVNETPAVFASASNAVNLTADNSNAFYQLSNVIDKPTAVNSYQILSGKDENLFWIDGDGAIYAKNGFDYDTDRHHYSIVVAVTTGPNNFVASQLVTIELQPSTAQPGFAEYQNDVTTYQNSNIITTVEAAGAGVYSYRLFWGDLDFISIDSASGQLSFISNSKEHYAVWVEASNNLGQQYYQFVNIDVVPGNAPTTPAYRIGFSAGDSGGTLEISENNVFGLPVGNYNVTDNTANGIDYSIIGGDQLDFAIDSNGQLIFNEVAYYKTKNNYSVVVVATGHDNNGAIHQISQAVHLIIDQVGGANGSSGGGANGAVGSSPVWTPITGRQYVLENTVGTGVFLNAVDPAGIYNVSYSLSDNRFSINDDGEVMFVNAPNYENTLQPKLFTLVATAFDMNGGAAATSVSTVIEVLNTNDSQPQIYDDSHLLINGVTDNYIFAANQPIDWSLSFSASDPDGGLVAFSLSDNVNFSLDNGNVTYIGPQNGTAQHYTVQLIATSLYQPNAGGVDAGNVASITQIIDIVGNPTPTPNIPGFVGGNGGGLGGNGAVLASIDENNAPNIVVGNFLATDAGGVAISYSVDGANFSIDQNGLLYFQSASDYEATKFYSAVITASVDGNSISQSFVLDILNTNDNAPALSGAAIGAVFENNAAGIALGLYQASDADGGAISYSVDNGNFSIDQNGLLYFNSAADYEATKFYSVIVTATSQNQPDNGNASNVVTKLVVVNVLNANDNNIQLVGAAPASFAINPNNTAGLALGNYSALDADGGSVLYQINDYVNFSIDQQGELYFAKVARYSTQSSYSVMVTAISLGQPIVGNGNNYASELVVVNVNKPYFAYAVSEVDYSLPNHNPLYSYLGSAALSDSEGNVVLYSVSNIDFSVETTGAVYFNHSADYATKNLYSAVVTAYTNNGLAASEIIVVNIIAPTNDYAPQFTMGPVNLSVLENYQQMTVAQYQATDIDGGTVSLSLSANNHFSLDSNGNLILFSRFDYEKIQTYSLVLNAHANNQPAGGVASNDTSLLVTISIGNMDDNNLVFATGVAFSSIQEGQAPGIAVAQYSAYDPDGGGISYSIVEATNSFSIDENGMVYFKATANASVQSLYLYSVVARSINQPAISYSIITDVVGQPGALTIGSNPNPDTYQFYLSSNVLYENASNGAAGYANIFDSQPGDISYWVGAGSNFIINQYGDLFNISAYDYESASNATLVVYGQSTGRGYPISQLVVVSIINVNDNAPQFVSATTSLSVLENTSGVSLAAYNGFDADGGGVVYSVSDSHFSIDSNGTLYLTSRFDYETNHVYSLVVTATSLGQPATGNASNAVSNLVVVSIGNVNDNAVQFTSGQALLSLTENNAAGQSLGVYQATDLDGGAITYGLSNATYFSLDSNNVLHFNSVANYDLTKFYSVVITAGSTNQPATGNASNVVSQLVVVDVLKEIANNHTPSFTTRNVQVTSVLEDSPAGIILGQFQATDLDGGNISYSIGSFNFLSIYPTFSIDQNGVVYLTNSPSFDQVVGNNLYTAHNYGYYNYTVVATSYNQPAGGSANNVLSVVEHLQLININDEVPYFYNWATGANENATTIFSIDQGNNPSLMLGTFYAADPDGGGLPIYSISNPTDFSIQTGYYGGYGVAVRLNSTTNYDAQNLYSLVITAQSTYQPLVGNANNYTSKLLVVNVLNTPVNNHAPVFVAAPVAVSMADNNASGVSIANFSAYDADNVGGISYFLSDNANFSIDQHGVVYFESVANYDVQSHYTLVVYAHSTNQPVAGSASNDVSQTLVLDIQAPWKNNNAPIFVSPPSTLAVHENIASTQAVYSFGVADADGARDGNGNIIPVTFSYSIDDTTHFSIDQGGAIYAKNVDYETSHFYTLLVTAMAQNQSLRGNASNYVSTSVVISIINDNDNAPVFAVSATRTTAYYDVSLTSVAAYSAVDADGGAISYSVNDAANFSITNNGQLNYVGPGFNGAPAHYSVIVTAQSFNQPSSGGAGNVVSVLEVLDVVDPIQSHYIPQFNGLTNGYTYTGRISEHNVTPLAIATFTATDAAGAPISYYLTNNPNNDYSISQDGKLYLLVSTNAASPSGNSINGLRINATTIDQSRGGTGGNVTSFVNYNLNISPINDPSDVPTFTEASYSYAIDQNNNGPLTLGHIVAKPVAYMPVANNVHYTLNDTANFALTYYSIDGSMDLRFIGNANHATTPYYSLIITATSANPAPYNQTTQLVVLAVSSVSTPPNHNLTFNSNVNSFEVSEANTTNVYIGNLGATDPDLVGVVNGISYSISGADSALFSLNKYTGDLTFTGQANYLNQTSYSILVTASTTNYQPDAISELVVVHVDQFIGNVVGNNVAANFDGMQGTNGVDSFTVYYSTGNQPWTGFLAGNTGIVLYNYNPNFDHITLNSFATNTGISGGPGGINSAQAFDDAYGNDISLLNGDINVLLGNGIQLYITRANDSNGNPQDFMSPTTGLANGHISFNDFLQLIGGSRHIDFVG